Sequence from the Methanococcoides methylutens genome:
TTTTCTCACGAATATTATCTGCATCTCTGCTCAAATTTGTTACAAGATCATTGAAGCGTTCTTTTGATTCGTTTCGGTACTTTTCAGGAACAAAATTGTCGTACCAATTAAGGCCAATTATCTCTTCTTTGGTACATTCAAGCACATTGGTGCCCTTTTTATTAATTTCGATGATGTTTTGATCATTATCAAGGACAAGTATTAGAACGCCTGCTATGTTGAGATACTTCTGTGCTGTGTTCCTTTCTTCAAGTAACAGGTCGTGCTGGTTCTTTAACTTTAGCAAGGACCTTATCCTGCTTTTAAGTTCAAGTATGTTAATGGGTTTGGTGAGAAATTCATCTGCCCCTGCTTCAATGCCCTTTATTCTGTCCTCTTTTTCAGACAGGGCTGTAACAAGGATTATGGGGATAAATTTTGTTTCTTCGTCGGTTTTGAGCAACTTACAGGTTTGGAAACCATCCATGATCGGCATAAGGATATCAAGGAGTATAATGTCAGGTTGGAATTGCTTGACCTGTTCTAATGCTTCTTTACCACTAGTGGCCATAACAATCTCATAGTCACTTGAAAGATAAGCTTCCATCACTTCAAGATTTGTACTTTCATCATCTACGACCAGTATTTTAGGCAAATCTTTTGTCAATTTATACTCACCTTTAATTAATTGTAGCGAGTCTTGATCGCTATATAGCATTTCCTGCTAAAAAATGTGTTAAATATGCTATATAAAATATGATTTCTTTTAATAAATATGTTGCCATCATTATAATCATCATTATTTTCCAGATTGGTAACCGTTAACAGCTACATATTTCCGTTTTCTCTTTTGTAAAGCTAATACTATCAAGCGGAGATACTAAATAATAGTTGCTCATTTCTTAAAAGTAAGGGATGGAGGGACATATTGCAATTTGTATCGATCACTTGTAATCCGGGTGTGGTCCAAGTTCATGGATAATACAATACTCGACCGACATAATCATTATAATCTATTAGAGAATTTATTATATTAATAATTAAATTGAGGGAAGCATGCAGAACGTTAAAACTGGATTTGGTTCCATTGTCAAATATCTTAGTACAAAAAAGGAAACTGACAGGAGGCGCATAGGGCTCCTTGTAGATGGGCCGAATGTACTACGCAAGGAATTTAATGTAAATCTTGAAGAAATACGCGATGTATTAAAAGAATATGGCAATGTCAAGATAGGCAGGGTATTCCTGAACCAGTATGCCTCGGACAAACTTGTAGAGGCAATAGAGAACAATGGGTTCGAACCTATCATATGCTCCAGTGATGTTGATGTACGTCTTGCAGTGGAAGGAATGGAACTTGTTTACAACCCTACAATTGATACTATTGCACTGGTAACAAGGGATGCTGATTTCAAACCACTTCTAAGTAAGGCCAACGAACATGGGAAGGAGACTATTATCTTTGGTGTTGAACCCGGATTCTCAACAGCTTTACGAAATTCGTCCGACTATGTCGTAATACTTAATAACAACCAGATGAACTATTACGATGAGGAAGAGGCTGAAAATATAAAGCAAAAAAGATTCACATCAACTTAAAGTTCCATAAAAACCTATTAGAATAGATGTTCTGCATGCAAATAATCTTACATGCAGTTTTTAATACATATTTTAAACTTCGATCTCTATTCTGAAAAATATTGAACCCATTCATCGCTGGTGGGATTGGACAGTTTGAATAAGGGTTTCCAGCCTTTCACGAGATAATCCTTTTTTAACCTCTGTACAGTTCTTTACTTTAAGAATAAGGTCGCAGAGCTCATCATTTTCTAAGTTATAGCCAAGATCTTCGACTATTCCTTTTAGTGCCTTTTTCCCGGTGTGTTTGCCTACTATGAGGTTGCGCTTTCCGCCTACCATTTCAGGACTAAAAAGTTCATAGGTCCGCGGTTCTTCCAGAATGGCCATTACATGAATTCCGGATTCATGTGTAAAAGCATGCTTGCCAACTACGGACTTATTTACAGCAATTGGTAATCCTGAATATTCCTGGAGCTTATTTGAGATCCCTGTAAGTTTCGTAGTATCATATCTTTCAATACCATGTTGCACCCTTAATGCAACAAGTAACTCTTCAAGGGATGCATTGCCTGCTCGTTCGCCAATACCATTGACCGTTGTATGCAACTGTTTTGCACCGGCTTCTGCAGCTACAAGTGTATTTGCAGTTGCCATTCCTAGGTCATCGTGGCAATGGATGCAGATAGGTGTATTAACAACTTTATTTATCTCAGACACGAGATAATGAGTTGTTGCAGGGCTTAAAATGCCGATAGTATCTGCGATACTGACATAGTCTACCTTATATTCTTCAGCTGCAATGAATGCTTTTTTGAGAGTTTCCACATCGGTCCTTGTGCCATCCTCTGCTGCAAACCTGACCTTGAGGCCATGGTCTTTTGCATGTT
This genomic interval carries:
- a CDS encoding TIGR00288 family NYN domain-containing protein — translated: MQNVKTGFGSIVKYLSTKKETDRRRIGLLVDGPNVLRKEFNVNLEEIRDVLKEYGNVKIGRVFLNQYASDKLVEAIENNGFEPIICSSDVDVRLAVEGMELVYNPTIDTIALVTRDADFKPLLSKANEHGKETIIFGVEPGFSTALRNSSDYVVILNNNQMNYYDEEEAENIKQKRFTST
- a CDS encoding homocitrate synthase family protein; protein product: MSNTDYYSKNELMNFIDTKPLDIEICDVTLRDGEQTPGVAFTKEEKIDLAMELDAIGVEVIEAGFPVVSSSEKEIVKEISNMGLNSNICCLARSVISDVDAAIDCDVDIVSIFIAMSDLHLKFKYHKSCADVFSCAMSSIEHAKDHGLKVRFAAEDGTRTDVETLKKAFIAAEEYKVDYVSIADTIGILSPATTHYLVSEINKVVNTPICIHCHDDLGMATANTLVAAEAGAKQLHTTVNGIGERAGNASLEELLVALRVQHGIERYDTTKLTGISNKLQEYSGLPIAVNKSVVGKHAFTHESGIHVMAILEEPRTYELFSPEMVGGKRNLIVGKHTGKKALKGIVEDLGYNLENDELCDLILKVKNCTEVKKGLSRERLETLIQTVQSHQR